One genomic window of Arthrobacter caoxuetaonis includes the following:
- the purU gene encoding formyltetrahydrofolate deformylase codes for MVLKGTDQSGIVAATTDELARFGANIVSLDQHTSDPAGGRFFQRTVFTLPNLSAVIEDLRGALGTRLANFGLEWELIEARKQKRVAVFVSKSDHCLLDLLWRQRRGELPVNITMVVSNHPDLSEDVRAFGIPYFYIPADRSRRTEAEARELELVQGNVDLIVLARYMQIITEDFIEQAGVPIINIHHSFLPAFIGAGPYRKAKERGVKLIGATAHYVTKDLDEGPIITQDVINVSHRESVTDLQRRGADVERRVLSTAVEAHCEDRVIRDGNVTIVF; via the coding sequence CTGGTGCTCAAGGGGACAGATCAATCAGGCATCGTGGCCGCCACCACCGATGAACTCGCACGCTTCGGCGCCAACATCGTCTCCCTGGACCAGCACACATCGGATCCGGCGGGGGGCCGCTTCTTTCAGCGAACGGTCTTCACACTGCCGAACCTCTCCGCGGTCATCGAGGACCTTCGCGGAGCGCTCGGTACGCGTCTTGCCAACTTCGGCCTGGAATGGGAGCTAATCGAGGCCAGGAAGCAGAAACGGGTGGCAGTGTTCGTTTCCAAGTCGGACCACTGCCTGTTGGATCTGCTGTGGCGCCAGCGCCGCGGCGAGCTTCCGGTCAACATCACAATGGTGGTCTCAAACCACCCTGACCTAAGCGAAGACGTGCGGGCGTTTGGCATTCCCTACTTCTACATTCCGGCTGACAGATCCAGGCGGACGGAAGCAGAAGCACGGGAGCTGGAACTCGTGCAGGGAAACGTGGACCTGATTGTCCTGGCGCGCTACATGCAGATCATTACCGAGGATTTTATTGAGCAGGCCGGTGTTCCCATCATTAACATCCACCATTCCTTCCTTCCGGCCTTCATCGGTGCAGGTCCCTACCGCAAAGCCAAGGAGCGGGGAGTGAAACTCATCGGCGCAACTGCCCACTACGTGACGAAGGACTTGGATGAAGGGCCGATCATCACCCAGGACGTCATCAACGTCAGCCACCGCGAGTCCGTCACTGACCTGCAGCGCCGCGGAGCCGACGTCGAGCGCCGGGTGCTCTCAACTGCGGTGGAAGCACATTGTGAAGACCGGGTCATACGCGACGGCAACGTGACGATCGTCTTCTAA
- the ligM gene encoding vanillate/3-O-methylgallate O-demethylase — MTHTSLQEVLDASGNVVDHLRNVQVGAYVYPVVAAEFTNWRNEVRAWRESAVLFDQSHHMDNLFISGPGAHQLISDTAINSTANFPVNKAKQYVPVTPYGHVIGDGILFREAEQEFVYVGRSPAANWLLYNAEKGGYDVELKTDRRSPSRPMGKAVTREYWRLQIQGPRAWDVIEKVNGGPLEQLKFFNMSYMFVGGTRVRTLRHGMAGAPGLELWGPYGDYDRIREAILEAGAEFGLEAAGSRAYSCNTLESGWIPSPLPGIYSGEKLADYRQWLGAGSYEANSAIAGSYVPDSIEGYYTTPWELGYGSFIKYDHDFIGREALESMDPQAQRKKVTLAWDGDDVATIHASMYQKDELPYKFFDLPNANYGASNFDSVMDESGEIVGVSMFTGYSWNEKRPLSLAIINPDVEIGSRLKVVWGEPDGGTGKSSVEPHRQYQVGVDVSPVPYSEVVRKEYKDGGWRKAASV; from the coding sequence ATGACCCACACTTCCCTGCAGGAGGTACTGGACGCGTCCGGAAATGTAGTGGACCACCTGCGAAACGTGCAGGTCGGGGCCTACGTCTATCCGGTTGTGGCAGCCGAATTCACCAACTGGCGCAATGAGGTCAGGGCCTGGCGCGAATCGGCAGTTCTGTTCGACCAGTCCCATCACATGGATAACCTGTTCATCTCCGGCCCGGGCGCACATCAGCTGATATCTGACACAGCGATCAACTCGACAGCCAACTTCCCGGTGAACAAGGCAAAGCAATACGTTCCGGTCACACCGTACGGGCACGTTATCGGCGATGGAATTCTCTTCAGGGAAGCCGAGCAGGAATTCGTGTATGTCGGCCGTTCTCCGGCAGCAAACTGGCTGCTGTACAACGCTGAAAAGGGTGGTTACGACGTCGAACTGAAAACTGACCGACGCTCACCGTCACGGCCCATGGGCAAGGCGGTGACCCGCGAATACTGGCGTCTGCAGATTCAGGGACCGCGTGCATGGGACGTCATCGAGAAGGTCAACGGTGGCCCGCTGGAGCAGCTCAAATTCTTCAACATGTCCTACATGTTCGTGGGCGGAACCCGGGTGCGGACTCTGCGCCACGGAATGGCCGGGGCGCCCGGCCTGGAGCTTTGGGGACCGTATGGGGACTACGACCGGATCCGGGAAGCCATCCTGGAGGCAGGCGCAGAGTTCGGGCTGGAAGCGGCCGGGTCCCGGGCATACTCGTGCAACACCCTGGAATCGGGGTGGATCCCTTCCCCTTTGCCCGGCATCTACAGCGGCGAAAAACTGGCTGACTACCGTCAGTGGCTCGGCGCCGGCAGCTATGAGGCGAATTCCGCGATCGCCGGCTCCTATGTGCCGGATTCCATTGAGGGTTATTACACCACTCCCTGGGAACTGGGGTACGGGTCATTCATAAAATACGACCATGACTTCATCGGACGGGAAGCCCTGGAGTCAATGGACCCACAGGCGCAGCGGAAGAAGGTCACCCTGGCCTGGGACGGCGATGACGTGGCGACGATCCATGCATCCATGTATCAAAAGGATGAGCTGCCCTACAAGTTCTTCGACCTGCCCAATGCGAACTACGGGGCCTCGAACTTCGACTCCGTGATGGATGAATCGGGCGAAATAGTGGGTGTCTCGATGTTTACCGGCTACAGCTGGAACGAAAAACGGCCCCTTTCGCTGGCGATCATCAATCCTGATGTGGAGATCGGATCCCGGCTGAAAGTGGTTTGGGGCGAACCCGATGGTGGCACCGGAAAATCCTCCGTCGAGCCTCACCGCCAGTACCAGGTGGGAGTGGACGTCAGCCCGGTGCCCTACTCCGAAGTGGTTCGTAAGGAATACAAGGACGGCGGATGGCGGAAGGCAGCGTCGGTCTAG